A genomic segment from Triplophysa dalaica isolate WHDGS20190420 chromosome 22, ASM1584641v1, whole genome shotgun sequence encodes:
- the skor2 gene encoding SKI family transcriptional corepressor 2 isoform X1, whose amino-acid sequence MEKSLPPGADDIVMATPPVSFQPEPLTPPRSNHSSSLKPNQVGQVLLYGVPIVSLVIDHQERLCLAQISNTLLKNYSYNEIHNRRVALGITCVQCTPVQLEILRRAGAMPISSRRCGMITKREAERLCKSFLGENAPPKLPDNFAFDVMHECAWGSRGSFIPARYNSSRAKCIKCSYCNMYFSPNKFIFHSHRTPEAKYTQPDAANFNSWRRHLKLADKTPQEDLMFAWEDVKAMFNGGSRKRALPSSNCPPMGLGKSVSSVLPHMISPDLTQKRGRYEDDDDLDTSSLPPRKAPRSYPVIPVPSKGFGMLQKFPTTSLFPSPYTFPAFGLCPQKKDDSEATNGQKNSGLSGLLWPGRKDAFYPPFCMFWPPRATGGIPVPTYLQPQPNALTSLTESPSLRQAFLDLSEQSDAGPGLDNNPRSSLFETDCPPSVTSDLRPASEGWLKLLDAPSLQMRKASYHSAFRPVVKDTESIAKLHSSLEDFGPERHLSPGTSCSYQSDSGESDEEQEVDVETKQDEEQTDLSGRTAQTSPQTLQQPCGLHIRGLSDSSTGEQVKDQASFPAIPTETSAEDKPSLAVSLPAILKVPSPVHGSLEESIAYKNAHKSRDDGLPAYATKNKTAISDENKEQGSFFIAETETSTPEYWRENPTDHQSQDPNSPVTLKKDVENMEKEELQKVLLEQIDLRRRLEQEFHALKGSSPFPVFHNFQDQMKRELAYREEMVQQLQMIPYANIIRKEKVGTHLNKS is encoded by the exons ATGGAAAAGAGTCTTCCACCTGGAGCAGACGACATTGTGATGGCCACCCCACCAGTTTCATTTCAGCCAGAGCCCCTGACACCCCCAAGGTCAAACCACTCTTCCTCCCTCAAGCCCAATCAAGTTGGGCAAGTCCTCCTCTATGGTGTGCCTATCGTCTCACTGGTCATTGACCACCAAGAGCGGTTATGCCTGGCTCAGATTTCCAACACCCTCTTGAAGAACTACAGCTACAACGAGATACATAACCGCCGTGTTGCTCTAGGCATCACTTGTGTACAGTGTACACCGGTACAGCTAGAGATTCTTCGCCGGGCTGGCGCCATGCCCATCTCATCACGGCGCTGTGGCATGATCACCAAACGAGAAGCAGAGAGACTCTGCAAGTCTTTTCTGGGAGAGAATGCACCACCCAAGCTGCCAGACAACTTTGCCTTTGACGTGATGCATGAATGCGCTTGGGGCAGTCGAGGAAGTTTCATCCCGGCGCGCTACAACAGCTCAAGGGCTAAATGCATCAAGTGCTCCTACTGTAATATGTACTTCTCCCCTAACAAATTCATCTTCCACTCTCACCGCACACCAGAGGCCAAGTACACGCAGCCAGATGCCGCCAACTTCAATTCCTGGCGTCGGCACCTTAAATTGGCAGACAAAACCCCACAAGAGGATCTGATGTTTGCCTGGGAGGATGTAAAAGCCATGTTCAATGGAGGAAGTCGCAAAAGGGCACTTCCTTCCTCTAACTGCCCGCCCATGGGCCTGGGAAAGTCAGTCAGCTCGGTCCTACCCCACATGATTTCCCCGGACCTGACCCAGAAGAGAGGCAGGTACGAGGACGATGATGATTTGGACACCAGCAGCCTCCCGCCCCGTAAAGCCCCCCGTAGTTACCCAGTAATTCCGGTCCCCAGCAAAGGTTTCGGCATGTTGCAGAAATTCCCAACGACATCCCTTTTCCCAAGCCCCTACACTTTTCCTGCATTTGGCCTGTGCCCACAAAAGAAGGACGACAGTGAGGCCACCAACGGACAGAAAAACAGTGGCCTTTCTGGGCTTCTTTGGCCCGGGCGCAAGGATGCTTTTTACCCACCTTTCTGCATGTTCTGGCCCCCAAGGGCAACAGGGGGCATTCCAGTACCCACTTACCTTCAACCTCAGCCCAACGCCCTTACCTCCCTCACAGAAAGCCCCTCTCTTAGACAAGCATTTTTAGACTTGTCTGAACAAAGCGATGCAGGGCCAGGCCTGGACAACAACCCCAGATCCAGCCTGTTCGAGACCGACTGCCCACCCTCTGTCACCTCTGACTTGCGTCCTGCCTCAGAGGGCTGGCTAAAGCTGCTGGACGCTCCATCGCTGCAAATGCGCAAGGCTAGTTACCATTCCGCCTTCCGTCCAGTGGTCAAAGACACAGAAAGCATTGCCAAGCTCCACAGCAGCCTTGAGGACTTTGGCCCAGAGAGGCACCTTTCCCCCGGCACCAGCTGCAGCTACCAGAGTGACAGCGGCGAGAGCGACGAGGAGCAAGAGGTGGACGTGGAGACAAAACAGGATGAAGAACAAACGGACCTCAGCGGCCGCACAGCACAGACGTCGCCACAGACACTGCAGCAGCCGTGCGGACTACACATACGTGGACTCTCTGACAGCAGCACAGGGGAGCAGGTCAAAGATCAAGCCTCATTCCCAGCCATTCCCACTGAGACCTCAGCAGAGGACAAACCCAGCCTCGCTGTCAGTCTGCCTGCCATTCTAAAAGTCCCCAGCCCTGTTCACGGCTCACTGGAGGAAAGCATTgcgtacaaaaat GCTCACAAGAGCAGAGATGATGGGCTGCCGGCCTATgcaaccaaaaacaaaacagccaTCTCAG ATGAGAACAAAGAACAAGGCAGTTTTTTCATCGCAGAGACAGAAACATCCACTCCAGAATACTGGCGAGAGAATCCAA CAGATCATCAAAGTCAAGACCCAAACTCACCTGTTACTCTTAAGAAGGATGTTGAGAACATGGAAAAAG AGGAACTCCAGAAAGTTCTCCTCGAGCAGATAGATTTACGGAGGAGACTGGAGCAAGAGTTTCATGCTCTGAAAGGCAGCTCTCCATTCCCAGTTTTCC ATAACTTTCAGGACCAAATGAAAAGAGAACTGGCTTACAGGGAAGAGATGGTGCAACAGTTACAAATG ATTCCCTATGCAAACATCATTAGAAAAGAAAAGGTTGGAACACATCTAAACAAAAGCTAA
- the skor2 gene encoding SKI family transcriptional corepressor 2 isoform X2, protein MEKSLPPGADDIVMATPPVSFQPEPLTPPRSNHSSSLKPNQVGQVLLYGVPIVSLVIDHQERLCLAQISNTLLKNYSYNEIHNRRVALGITCVQCTPVQLEILRRAGAMPISSRRCGMITKREAERLCKSFLGENAPPKLPDNFAFDVMHECAWGSRGSFIPARYNSSRAKCIKCSYCNMYFSPNKFIFHSHRTPEAKYTQPDAANFNSWRRHLKLADKTPQEDLMFAWEDVKAMFNGGSRKRALPSSNCPPMGLGKSVSSVLPHMISPDLTQKRGRYEDDDDLDTSSLPPRKAPRSYPVIPVPSKGFGMLQKFPTTSLFPSPYTFPAFGLCPQKKDDSEATNGQKNSGLSGLLWPGRKDAFYPPFCMFWPPRATGGIPVPTYLQPQPNALTSLTESPSLRQAFLDLSEQSDAGPGLDNNPRSSLFETDCPPSVTSDLRPASEGWLKLLDAPSLQMRKASYHSAFRPVVKDTESIAKLHSSLEDFGPERHLSPGTSCSYQSDSGESDEEQEVDVETKQDEEQTDLSGRTAQTSPQTLQQPCGLHIRGLSDSSTGEQVKDQASFPAIPTETSAEDKPSLAVSLPAILKVPSPVHGSLEESIAYKNAHKSRDDGLPAYATKNKTAISDENKEQGSFFIAETETSTPEYWRENPNHQSQDPNSPVTLKKDVENMEKEELQKVLLEQIDLRRRLEQEFHALKGSSPFPVFHNFQDQMKRELAYREEMVQQLQMIPYANIIRKEKVGTHLNKS, encoded by the exons ATGGAAAAGAGTCTTCCACCTGGAGCAGACGACATTGTGATGGCCACCCCACCAGTTTCATTTCAGCCAGAGCCCCTGACACCCCCAAGGTCAAACCACTCTTCCTCCCTCAAGCCCAATCAAGTTGGGCAAGTCCTCCTCTATGGTGTGCCTATCGTCTCACTGGTCATTGACCACCAAGAGCGGTTATGCCTGGCTCAGATTTCCAACACCCTCTTGAAGAACTACAGCTACAACGAGATACATAACCGCCGTGTTGCTCTAGGCATCACTTGTGTACAGTGTACACCGGTACAGCTAGAGATTCTTCGCCGGGCTGGCGCCATGCCCATCTCATCACGGCGCTGTGGCATGATCACCAAACGAGAAGCAGAGAGACTCTGCAAGTCTTTTCTGGGAGAGAATGCACCACCCAAGCTGCCAGACAACTTTGCCTTTGACGTGATGCATGAATGCGCTTGGGGCAGTCGAGGAAGTTTCATCCCGGCGCGCTACAACAGCTCAAGGGCTAAATGCATCAAGTGCTCCTACTGTAATATGTACTTCTCCCCTAACAAATTCATCTTCCACTCTCACCGCACACCAGAGGCCAAGTACACGCAGCCAGATGCCGCCAACTTCAATTCCTGGCGTCGGCACCTTAAATTGGCAGACAAAACCCCACAAGAGGATCTGATGTTTGCCTGGGAGGATGTAAAAGCCATGTTCAATGGAGGAAGTCGCAAAAGGGCACTTCCTTCCTCTAACTGCCCGCCCATGGGCCTGGGAAAGTCAGTCAGCTCGGTCCTACCCCACATGATTTCCCCGGACCTGACCCAGAAGAGAGGCAGGTACGAGGACGATGATGATTTGGACACCAGCAGCCTCCCGCCCCGTAAAGCCCCCCGTAGTTACCCAGTAATTCCGGTCCCCAGCAAAGGTTTCGGCATGTTGCAGAAATTCCCAACGACATCCCTTTTCCCAAGCCCCTACACTTTTCCTGCATTTGGCCTGTGCCCACAAAAGAAGGACGACAGTGAGGCCACCAACGGACAGAAAAACAGTGGCCTTTCTGGGCTTCTTTGGCCCGGGCGCAAGGATGCTTTTTACCCACCTTTCTGCATGTTCTGGCCCCCAAGGGCAACAGGGGGCATTCCAGTACCCACTTACCTTCAACCTCAGCCCAACGCCCTTACCTCCCTCACAGAAAGCCCCTCTCTTAGACAAGCATTTTTAGACTTGTCTGAACAAAGCGATGCAGGGCCAGGCCTGGACAACAACCCCAGATCCAGCCTGTTCGAGACCGACTGCCCACCCTCTGTCACCTCTGACTTGCGTCCTGCCTCAGAGGGCTGGCTAAAGCTGCTGGACGCTCCATCGCTGCAAATGCGCAAGGCTAGTTACCATTCCGCCTTCCGTCCAGTGGTCAAAGACACAGAAAGCATTGCCAAGCTCCACAGCAGCCTTGAGGACTTTGGCCCAGAGAGGCACCTTTCCCCCGGCACCAGCTGCAGCTACCAGAGTGACAGCGGCGAGAGCGACGAGGAGCAAGAGGTGGACGTGGAGACAAAACAGGATGAAGAACAAACGGACCTCAGCGGCCGCACAGCACAGACGTCGCCACAGACACTGCAGCAGCCGTGCGGACTACACATACGTGGACTCTCTGACAGCAGCACAGGGGAGCAGGTCAAAGATCAAGCCTCATTCCCAGCCATTCCCACTGAGACCTCAGCAGAGGACAAACCCAGCCTCGCTGTCAGTCTGCCTGCCATTCTAAAAGTCCCCAGCCCTGTTCACGGCTCACTGGAGGAAAGCATTgcgtacaaaaat GCTCACAAGAGCAGAGATGATGGGCTGCCGGCCTATgcaaccaaaaacaaaacagccaTCTCAG ATGAGAACAAAGAACAAGGCAGTTTTTTCATCGCAGAGACAGAAACATCCACTCCAGAATACTGGCGAGAGAATCCAA ATCATCAAAGTCAAGACCCAAACTCACCTGTTACTCTTAAGAAGGATGTTGAGAACATGGAAAAAG AGGAACTCCAGAAAGTTCTCCTCGAGCAGATAGATTTACGGAGGAGACTGGAGCAAGAGTTTCATGCTCTGAAAGGCAGCTCTCCATTCCCAGTTTTCC ATAACTTTCAGGACCAAATGAAAAGAGAACTGGCTTACAGGGAAGAGATGGTGCAACAGTTACAAATG ATTCCCTATGCAAACATCATTAGAAAAGAAAAGGTTGGAACACATCTAAACAAAAGCTAA
- the ier3ip1 gene encoding immediate early response 3-interacting protein 1, with product MAFTLYALIQTVILFTNAIAVLHEDRFLSKIGWGAEQSIGGFGDEPGIKAQLLNLIRSVRTVMRVPLIAVNSVCMVLLLLFG from the exons ATGGCGTTCACACTGTACGCACTGATACAAACAGTGATATTATTCACTAATGCCATCGCTGTTCTCCACGAAGACAGGTTTCTTAGTAAAA TTGGTTGGGGAGCAGAGCAAAGTATTGGAGGGTTTGGAGATGAACCTGGGATTAAAGCACAACTTCTTAACCTTATCCGTTCTGTGAGGACTGTCATGAGAG TGCCTTTGATTGCAGTAAATTCAGTGTGTATGGTCTTACTATTGTTGTTTGGATGA
- the hdhd2 gene encoding haloacid dehalogenase-like hydrolase domain-containing protein 2, which translates to MATRGRLKAVLIDLSGTLHIEDAAIPGAQEALTRLRQAPVTVKFVTNTTNECKRTLFERLRQLNFDLQEQEIFTSLNVARNLLEQRAVRPLLLVEDSALEDFAGLETSDPNAVVIGLAPNHFNYQTLNKAFQLILDGAPLIAIHKARYYKRKDGLALGPGPFVTGLEYATDTRATVVGKPEKAFFLEALRDLNCSPDEAVMIGDDARDDVGGAQNTGLLGILVKTGKYRDGDEDKIEPPPHLTCDAFPDAVNHILEHLLETK; encoded by the exons ATGGCGACTCGCGGCAGACTAAAGGCAGTTCTCATTGACCTGAGTGGTACTCTGCACATTGAGGATGCTGCAATTCCTGGGGCGCAGGAGGCTTTAACCCG ATTAAGGCAGGCTCCAGTCACTGTGAAATTTGTAACCAACACCACAAATGAATGCAAGAGGACCCTTTTTGAGAGACTGCGCCAGTTGAACTTTGACCTCCAAGAGCAggagatttttacatcactCAATGTAGCACGTAATCTGCTGGAGCAGAGAGCGGTGCGTCCCCTACTTCTGGTTGAAGATAGTGCTTTAGAGGATTTCGCAG GTCTGGAAACGTCGGATCCTAATGCAGTCGTGATAGGTTTAGCGCCTAACCACTTCAACTACCAGACACTCAACAAAGCTTTCCA GTTAATTTTGGATGGTGCTCCTCTCATTGCGATCCATAAAGCACGGTACTACAAAAGGAAAGACGGGTTGGCATTAGGGCCGGGCCCATTTGTGACGGGTCTTGAGTATGCCACTGACACCCGGGCCACAGTGGTGGGTAAACCAGAGAAAGCTTTTTTCCTGGAGGCTTTACGAGATCTGAACTGCTCACCAGATGAGGCTGTGATGATAGGTGAC gATGCCAGAGATGATGTTGGTGGGGCACAGAACACAGGGTTGCTGGGAATTTTAGTGAAAACTG GTAAATATAGAGATGGGGATGAAGATAAAATTGAACCTCCACCTCACCTGACTTGTGACGCCTTTCCAGATGCTGTCAATCATATACTGGAGCATCTCTTAGAAACTAAATaa
- the katnal2 gene encoding katanin p60 ATPase-containing subunit A-like 2 isoform X2, with amino-acid sequence MIRTHTHTQGLRSDVHVHLTMDFSYQAIKTANQAREADELRIETRRRNLLVLINHHLLEEGYTDASKALEKESSVSLCSFEVCDNVDLDTVLMEYESYYYIKFQKYPKLTKKLPEQEVNRLVKSGGKRRTSSLSSQTLPRINSTRRPPSRNTGKTLESKLSGRDTSKHSSEIEYMSPAEMSEFGLNVSPIHRNGTGEGTHMRKGHMVDYRNLIQDSVKGSASNSIKILPCASDFSERLLKPISAFFGMNNEMRELAAVISRDIYLHNPNVRWDDIIGLEAAKRLVKEAVVYPIKYPQLFTGILSPWKGLLLYGPPGTGKTMLAKAVATECNTTFFNISASSIVSKWRGDSEKLVRVLFELARFHAPSTIFLDELESVMSQRGVGQGSEHEGSRRMKTELLVQMDGLARSNDLVFVLAASNLPWELDHAMLRRLEKRILVGLPSAPARQAMIGHWLPPVSNTSAVELRTELDYNMLAQETEGYSGSDIRLVCKEAAMRPVRKIFDALENHIEGQSNMPVIELETVTTADFQDVIAHTKPSARCLTDRYSAWEREYESV; translated from the exons ATGatcaggacacacacacacacacaagggcTCAGGTCAGATGTGCATGTTCATCTCACTATGGATTTTTCTTATCAAGCCATAAAGACTGCTAACCAGGCCAGAGAGGCG GATGAACTGAGAATAGAGACAAGGAGGAGAAATTTGCTGGTTTTGATTAATCATCATTTACTGGAAGAGGG GTATACAGATGCATCAAAAGCCTTAGAAAAAGAAAGTAGTGTTAGTTTATGTAGTTTCGAAGTCTGTGATAATGTAGACCTGGACACAGTTCTTATGGAATATGAgagttattattatattaagttTCAGAAATATCCAAAACTGACAAAGAAGCTGCCAGAACAAG aagtgaatagacTTGTAAAAAGTGGTGGCAAAAGAAG GACATCTTCATTGAGCAGTCAAACACTCCCAAGAATCAACTCCACCCGACGACCTCCATCCAGAAACACTGGGAAAACTTTGGAATCAAAACTTTCAGGGAGAGACACCAGTAAACACAGCAGT GAAATTGAGTACATGTCCCCAGCTGAGATGTCTGAGTTTGGCCTGAATGTGTCACCTATCCACAGAAATGGAACAGGCGAGGGGACTCACATGAGAAAG GGTCATATGGTTGATTACAGAAATCTGATTCAAGATTCAGTGAAAGGGTCTGCAAGTAACTCGATAAAAATCTTGCCCTGTGCTTCAGATTTCTCG GAGCGGCTGCTGAAACCAATAAGTGCCTTCTTTGGCATGAATAATGAAATGAGAGAGCTTGCAGCTGTTATTAGTAGA GATATCTATTTACACAACCCCAATGTACGCTGGGACGACATTATAGGCCTGGAGGCTGCCAAGCGATTAGTCAAAGAAGCTGTCGTCTATCCCATTAAG TATCCGCAACTCTTCACAGGAATTCTGTCACCATGGAAAGGGTTGCTCCTATATGGACCACCTG GTACAGGGAAGACTATGCTGGCCAAAGCTGTAGCCACAGAGTGtaacacaacatttttcaacatcTCTGCATCCAGCATTGTAAGCAAGTGGAGAGGAGATTCTGAGAAGCTGGTTCGG GTTTTGTTTGAGCTGGCACGATTTCATGCCCCGTCCACCATCTTCCTGGATGAGCTGGAGTCTGTGATGAGCCAGCGCGGGGTTGGCCAGGG GAGTGAACATGAGGGCAGCAGGAGAATGAAGACAGAGTTACTGGTTCAGATGGATGGACTGGCACGATCCAACGATCTCGTCTTTGTACTGGCTGCCTCCAATTTACCCTG GGAGTTGGACCACGCCATGCTGAGAAGACTAGAGAAGCGGATCCTGGTGGGTCTCCCGTCCGCACCTGCCAGACAAGCTATGATCGGTCACTGGCTTCCTCCAGTTAGCAACACGTCTGCGGTCGAACTGCGGACAGAGCTGGATTACAACATGCTGGCACAG GAGACTGAAGGCTACTCTGGGTCAGATATTAGGTTAGTTTGTAAGGAGGCCGCTATGAGACCCGTGCGAAAAATCTTTGACGCCCTTGAAAATCATATTGAAG GTCAGTCCAACATGCCGGTTATTGAACTAGAAACTGTGACCACAGCAGATTTCCAGGATGTTATTGCCCACACAAAACCCTCGGCCAGATGCCTGACAGATAGGTATTCAGCCTGGGAGAGAGAGTATGAGTCCGTTTGA
- the katnal2 gene encoding katanin p60 ATPase-containing subunit A-like 2 isoform X1, whose product MIRTHTHTQGLRSDVHVHLTMDFSYQAIKTANQAREADELRIETRRRNLLVLINHHLLEEGYTDASKALEKESSVSLCSFEVCDNVDLDTVLMEYESYYYIKFQKYPKLTKKLPEQEVNRLVKSGGKRRTSSLSSQTLPRINSTRRPPSRNTGKTLESKLSGRDTSKHSSVRLQTSITTANHEIEYMSPAEMSEFGLNVSPIHRNGTGEGTHMRKGHMVDYRNLIQDSVKGSASNSIKILPCASDFSERLLKPISAFFGMNNEMRELAAVISRDIYLHNPNVRWDDIIGLEAAKRLVKEAVVYPIKYPQLFTGILSPWKGLLLYGPPGTGKTMLAKAVATECNTTFFNISASSIVSKWRGDSEKLVRVLFELARFHAPSTIFLDELESVMSQRGVGQGSEHEGSRRMKTELLVQMDGLARSNDLVFVLAASNLPWELDHAMLRRLEKRILVGLPSAPARQAMIGHWLPPVSNTSAVELRTELDYNMLAQETEGYSGSDIRLVCKEAAMRPVRKIFDALENHIEGQSNMPVIELETVTTADFQDVIAHTKPSARCLTDRYSAWEREYESV is encoded by the exons ATGatcaggacacacacacacacacaagggcTCAGGTCAGATGTGCATGTTCATCTCACTATGGATTTTTCTTATCAAGCCATAAAGACTGCTAACCAGGCCAGAGAGGCG GATGAACTGAGAATAGAGACAAGGAGGAGAAATTTGCTGGTTTTGATTAATCATCATTTACTGGAAGAGGG GTATACAGATGCATCAAAAGCCTTAGAAAAAGAAAGTAGTGTTAGTTTATGTAGTTTCGAAGTCTGTGATAATGTAGACCTGGACACAGTTCTTATGGAATATGAgagttattattatattaagttTCAGAAATATCCAAAACTGACAAAGAAGCTGCCAGAACAAG aagtgaatagacTTGTAAAAAGTGGTGGCAAAAGAAG GACATCTTCATTGAGCAGTCAAACACTCCCAAGAATCAACTCCACCCGACGACCTCCATCCAGAAACACTGGGAAAACTTTGGAATCAAAACTTTCAGGGAGAGACACCAGTAAACACAGCAGTGTAAGACTCCAAACATCCATCACAACCGCGAACCAT GAAATTGAGTACATGTCCCCAGCTGAGATGTCTGAGTTTGGCCTGAATGTGTCACCTATCCACAGAAATGGAACAGGCGAGGGGACTCACATGAGAAAG GGTCATATGGTTGATTACAGAAATCTGATTCAAGATTCAGTGAAAGGGTCTGCAAGTAACTCGATAAAAATCTTGCCCTGTGCTTCAGATTTCTCG GAGCGGCTGCTGAAACCAATAAGTGCCTTCTTTGGCATGAATAATGAAATGAGAGAGCTTGCAGCTGTTATTAGTAGA GATATCTATTTACACAACCCCAATGTACGCTGGGACGACATTATAGGCCTGGAGGCTGCCAAGCGATTAGTCAAAGAAGCTGTCGTCTATCCCATTAAG TATCCGCAACTCTTCACAGGAATTCTGTCACCATGGAAAGGGTTGCTCCTATATGGACCACCTG GTACAGGGAAGACTATGCTGGCCAAAGCTGTAGCCACAGAGTGtaacacaacatttttcaacatcTCTGCATCCAGCATTGTAAGCAAGTGGAGAGGAGATTCTGAGAAGCTGGTTCGG GTTTTGTTTGAGCTGGCACGATTTCATGCCCCGTCCACCATCTTCCTGGATGAGCTGGAGTCTGTGATGAGCCAGCGCGGGGTTGGCCAGGG GAGTGAACATGAGGGCAGCAGGAGAATGAAGACAGAGTTACTGGTTCAGATGGATGGACTGGCACGATCCAACGATCTCGTCTTTGTACTGGCTGCCTCCAATTTACCCTG GGAGTTGGACCACGCCATGCTGAGAAGACTAGAGAAGCGGATCCTGGTGGGTCTCCCGTCCGCACCTGCCAGACAAGCTATGATCGGTCACTGGCTTCCTCCAGTTAGCAACACGTCTGCGGTCGAACTGCGGACAGAGCTGGATTACAACATGCTGGCACAG GAGACTGAAGGCTACTCTGGGTCAGATATTAGGTTAGTTTGTAAGGAGGCCGCTATGAGACCCGTGCGAAAAATCTTTGACGCCCTTGAAAATCATATTGAAG GTCAGTCCAACATGCCGGTTATTGAACTAGAAACTGTGACCACAGCAGATTTCCAGGATGTTATTGCCCACACAAAACCCTCGGCCAGATGCCTGACAGATAGGTATTCAGCCTGGGAGAGAGAGTATGAGTCCGTTTGA
- the katnal2 gene encoding katanin p60 ATPase-containing subunit A-like 2 isoform X3 has translation MEYESYYYIKFQKYPKLTKKLPEQEVNRLVKSGGKRRTSSLSSQTLPRINSTRRPPSRNTGKTLESKLSGRDTSKHSSVRLQTSITTANHEIEYMSPAEMSEFGLNVSPIHRNGTGEGTHMRKGHMVDYRNLIQDSVKGSASNSIKILPCASDFSERLLKPISAFFGMNNEMRELAAVISRDIYLHNPNVRWDDIIGLEAAKRLVKEAVVYPIKYPQLFTGILSPWKGLLLYGPPGTGKTMLAKAVATECNTTFFNISASSIVSKWRGDSEKLVRVLFELARFHAPSTIFLDELESVMSQRGVGQGSEHEGSRRMKTELLVQMDGLARSNDLVFVLAASNLPWELDHAMLRRLEKRILVGLPSAPARQAMIGHWLPPVSNTSAVELRTELDYNMLAQETEGYSGSDIRLVCKEAAMRPVRKIFDALENHIEGQSNMPVIELETVTTADFQDVIAHTKPSARCLTDRYSAWEREYESV, from the exons ATGGAATATGAgagttattattatattaagttTCAGAAATATCCAAAACTGACAAAGAAGCTGCCAGAACAAG aagtgaatagacTTGTAAAAAGTGGTGGCAAAAGAAG GACATCTTCATTGAGCAGTCAAACACTCCCAAGAATCAACTCCACCCGACGACCTCCATCCAGAAACACTGGGAAAACTTTGGAATCAAAACTTTCAGGGAGAGACACCAGTAAACACAGCAGTGTAAGACTCCAAACATCCATCACAACCGCGAACCAT GAAATTGAGTACATGTCCCCAGCTGAGATGTCTGAGTTTGGCCTGAATGTGTCACCTATCCACAGAAATGGAACAGGCGAGGGGACTCACATGAGAAAG GGTCATATGGTTGATTACAGAAATCTGATTCAAGATTCAGTGAAAGGGTCTGCAAGTAACTCGATAAAAATCTTGCCCTGTGCTTCAGATTTCTCG GAGCGGCTGCTGAAACCAATAAGTGCCTTCTTTGGCATGAATAATGAAATGAGAGAGCTTGCAGCTGTTATTAGTAGA GATATCTATTTACACAACCCCAATGTACGCTGGGACGACATTATAGGCCTGGAGGCTGCCAAGCGATTAGTCAAAGAAGCTGTCGTCTATCCCATTAAG TATCCGCAACTCTTCACAGGAATTCTGTCACCATGGAAAGGGTTGCTCCTATATGGACCACCTG GTACAGGGAAGACTATGCTGGCCAAAGCTGTAGCCACAGAGTGtaacacaacatttttcaacatcTCTGCATCCAGCATTGTAAGCAAGTGGAGAGGAGATTCTGAGAAGCTGGTTCGG GTTTTGTTTGAGCTGGCACGATTTCATGCCCCGTCCACCATCTTCCTGGATGAGCTGGAGTCTGTGATGAGCCAGCGCGGGGTTGGCCAGGG GAGTGAACATGAGGGCAGCAGGAGAATGAAGACAGAGTTACTGGTTCAGATGGATGGACTGGCACGATCCAACGATCTCGTCTTTGTACTGGCTGCCTCCAATTTACCCTG GGAGTTGGACCACGCCATGCTGAGAAGACTAGAGAAGCGGATCCTGGTGGGTCTCCCGTCCGCACCTGCCAGACAAGCTATGATCGGTCACTGGCTTCCTCCAGTTAGCAACACGTCTGCGGTCGAACTGCGGACAGAGCTGGATTACAACATGCTGGCACAG GAGACTGAAGGCTACTCTGGGTCAGATATTAGGTTAGTTTGTAAGGAGGCCGCTATGAGACCCGTGCGAAAAATCTTTGACGCCCTTGAAAATCATATTGAAG GTCAGTCCAACATGCCGGTTATTGAACTAGAAACTGTGACCACAGCAGATTTCCAGGATGTTATTGCCCACACAAAACCCTCGGCCAGATGCCTGACAGATAGGTATTCAGCCTGGGAGAGAGAGTATGAGTCCGTTTGA